The sequence below is a genomic window from Gammaproteobacteria bacterium.
CTGACTTCGTTGCCAAAGGCGAAGACTTCCAGAACTTCGTGAACGGCGTGGTTGCTACGACCCTGGCCGGCAAACCGACCAGCATTGACGAACTGAACACCATGACTATCTCCGGTGGTTCGGCGACAGTTGATGAAGCACGTCGTGCGCTGATTTCCAAAATTGGTGAAAACATCTCTCTGCGTCGCTTTACTGTAGTTAGCACTACCGGCGTGATCGGTGGCTACTCACACGGTTCACGCATCGGCGTAATCGTGGACATG
It includes:
- the tsf gene encoding translation elongation factor Ts, which gives rise to MSISAALVKELRERTGAGMMECKKALVETNGDIEAAVEHMRKTGMAKADKKADRVAADGVVAILTSADKRTAVMFEINSETDFVAKGEDFQNFVNGVVATTLAGKPTSIDELNTMTISGGSATVDEARRALISKIGENISLRRFTVVSTTGVIGGYSHGSRIGVIVDM